The proteins below are encoded in one region of Drosophila santomea strain STO CAGO 1482 chromosome 3R, Prin_Dsan_1.1, whole genome shotgun sequence:
- the LOC120451271 gene encoding 5-hydroxytryptamine receptor 2A isoform X5, translated as MDVKRSHIAEVRYNQTTGYWPLGFTWCNIYVTCDVLACSSSILHMCFISLGRYMGIRNPLGTRHRSTKRLTGIKIAIVWVMAMMVSSSITMLGVVNEKNIMPKPNICVINNRAFFVFGSLVAFYIPMLMMITTYALTIPLLRKKARFAAEHPESEIIRRLGGRFTLRPQQSQQMFRCSEGSGGKNKFLTLGDSHRSFHTTGEVEGRTPTRGRGVEPVERPLMLHRSASSGSMGTVSCRKGINGSSGTGESRHRPTGTSFQFSGDGILRHSSSPASNCQSTCMWRKHGGYPNLMASFLINRSKRNSLSANAVATEQKATKVLGLVFFTFVLCWSPFFILNIIFAVCPECQVPERVVNTCLWLGYVSSTINPIIYTIFNRTFRAAFIRLLKCNCERSGRPLRFRSVTEGRGALSLCAPSALPLAISFQGVPLMTPSTANATPLSEFRGSCRTVTDD; from the exons ATGGACGTCAAACGCTCACACATCGCGGAAGTTCGTTATAACCAAACAACAG GTTATTGGCCACTTGGCTTCACCTGGTGCAACATTTATGTGACGTGTGATGTACTGGCCTGCTCATCCAGCATATTGCACATGTGCTTCATTAGTTTGGGACGCTATATGGGAATAAGAAATCCATTGGGCACAAGGCATCGATCTACAAAACGATTGACTGGTATAAAGATAGCCATTGTCTGGGTGATGGCCATGATGGTATCCAGCTCAATAACAATGCTTG GTGTGGTCAATGAGAAGAACATAATGCCGAAGCCTAATATATGCGTGATCAATAATCGCGCCTTTTTCGTGTTTGGATCTCTGGTAGCTTTTTACATTCCCATGCTGATGATGATTACCACATACGCTCTAACTATTCCCCTCCTCCGGAAGAAAGCGCGATTTGCCGCCGAACACCCGGAAAGTGAAATTATTCGCAG GTTGGGTGGACGCTTTACCCTAAGGCCACAGCAGAGCCAGCAGATGTTCAGATGTTCAGAGGGTTCTGGCGGCAAGAACAAATTCCTAACATTGGGCGACAGCCATCGCAGCTTCCACACTACAGGAGAGGTTGAGGGTAGAACTCCTACCAGAGGGAGAGGCGTAGAGCCAGTGGAACGGCCTTTGATGCTACATCGATCGGCGAGTAGCGGGAGCATGGGCACGGTTAGTTGTCGTAAAGGCATCAACGGGAGTAGCGGAACTGGAGAAAGTAGGCACAGGCCGACAGGCACTAGCTTTCAGTTCTCTGGCGACGGCATCCTGCGGCACTCATCGTCTCCCGCCTCGAACTGCCAGTCCACATGCATGTGGCGCAAGCACGGCGGCTATCCGAACCTAATGGCAAG TTTTTTAATCAATCGCAGTAAACGAAACAGCTTGTCGGCAAATGCCGTTGCCACGGAGCAGAAGGCCACCAAGGTGCTCGGATTGGTGTTCTTTACCTTCGTTCTGTGCTGGTCCCCTTTTTTTATCTTGAACATTATATTTGCCGTCTGCCCTGAGTGCCAAGTGCCGGAGCGCGTAGTGAATACCTGTCTTTGGCTTGGTTATGTCTCCTCGACGATCAATCCAATCATCTACACCATATTCAATCGAACGTTCCGGGCGGCCTTTATCCGCCTGCTTAAGTGCAACTGCGAACG TTCCGGCCGCCCGTTGCGTTTTCGCTCAGTGACAGAAGGACGAGGCGCTCTCAGCCTGTGCGCCCCTTCGGCCTTGCCGCTGGCCATATCCTTCCAGGGGGTGCCACTCATGACACCATCCACGGCAAATGCGACGCCGTTGAGCGAGTTCCGCGGCAGCTGCCGCACGGTCACAGACGACTAG
- the LOC120451271 gene encoding 5-hydroxytryptamine receptor 2A isoform X6: MSRLKGYWPLGFTWCNIYVTCDVLACSSSILHMCFISLGRYMGIRNPLGTRHRSTKRLTGIKIAIVWVMAMMVSSSITMLGVVNEKNIMPKPNICVINNRAFFVFGSLVAFYIPMLMMITTYALTIPLLRKKARFAAEHPESEIIRRLGGRFTLRPQQSQQMFRCSEGSGGKNKFLTLGDSHRSFHTTGEVEGRTPTRGRGVEPVERPLMLHRSASSGSMGTVSCRKGINGSSGTGESRHRPTGTSFQFSGDGILRHSSSPASNCQSTCMWRKHGGYPNLMASFLINRSKRNSLSANAVATEQKATKVLGLVFFTFVLCWSPFFILNIIFAVCPECQVPERVVNTCLWLGYVSSTINPIIYTIFNRTFRAAFIRLLKCNCERSGRPLRFRSVTEGRGALSLCAPSALPLAISFQGVPLMTPSTANATPLSEFRGSCRTVTDD; encoded by the exons ATGTCGAGGTTAAAGG GTTATTGGCCACTTGGCTTCACCTGGTGCAACATTTATGTGACGTGTGATGTACTGGCCTGCTCATCCAGCATATTGCACATGTGCTTCATTAGTTTGGGACGCTATATGGGAATAAGAAATCCATTGGGCACAAGGCATCGATCTACAAAACGATTGACTGGTATAAAGATAGCCATTGTCTGGGTGATGGCCATGATGGTATCCAGCTCAATAACAATGCTTG GTGTGGTCAATGAGAAGAACATAATGCCGAAGCCTAATATATGCGTGATCAATAATCGCGCCTTTTTCGTGTTTGGATCTCTGGTAGCTTTTTACATTCCCATGCTGATGATGATTACCACATACGCTCTAACTATTCCCCTCCTCCGGAAGAAAGCGCGATTTGCCGCCGAACACCCGGAAAGTGAAATTATTCGCAG GTTGGGTGGACGCTTTACCCTAAGGCCACAGCAGAGCCAGCAGATGTTCAGATGTTCAGAGGGTTCTGGCGGCAAGAACAAATTCCTAACATTGGGCGACAGCCATCGCAGCTTCCACACTACAGGAGAGGTTGAGGGTAGAACTCCTACCAGAGGGAGAGGCGTAGAGCCAGTGGAACGGCCTTTGATGCTACATCGATCGGCGAGTAGCGGGAGCATGGGCACGGTTAGTTGTCGTAAAGGCATCAACGGGAGTAGCGGAACTGGAGAAAGTAGGCACAGGCCGACAGGCACTAGCTTTCAGTTCTCTGGCGACGGCATCCTGCGGCACTCATCGTCTCCCGCCTCGAACTGCCAGTCCACATGCATGTGGCGCAAGCACGGCGGCTATCCGAACCTAATGGCAAG TTTTTTAATCAATCGCAGTAAACGAAACAGCTTGTCGGCAAATGCCGTTGCCACGGAGCAGAAGGCCACCAAGGTGCTCGGATTGGTGTTCTTTACCTTCGTTCTGTGCTGGTCCCCTTTTTTTATCTTGAACATTATATTTGCCGTCTGCCCTGAGTGCCAAGTGCCGGAGCGCGTAGTGAATACCTGTCTTTGGCTTGGTTATGTCTCCTCGACGATCAATCCAATCATCTACACCATATTCAATCGAACGTTCCGGGCGGCCTTTATCCGCCTGCTTAAGTGCAACTGCGAACG TTCCGGCCGCCCGTTGCGTTTTCGCTCAGTGACAGAAGGACGAGGCGCTCTCAGCCTGTGCGCCCCTTCGGCCTTGCCGCTGGCCATATCCTTCCAGGGGGTGCCACTCATGACACCATCCACGGCAAATGCGACGCCGTTGAGCGAGTTCCGCGGCAGCTGCCGCACGGTCACAGACGACTAG
- the LOC120451271 gene encoding D(2) dopamine receptor B isoform X7, translating to MCFISLGRYMGIRNPLGTRHRSTKRLTGIKIAIVWVMAMMVSSSITMLGVVNEKNIMPKPNICVINNRAFFVFGSLVAFYIPMLMMITTYALTIPLLRKKARFAAEHPESEIIRRLGGRFTLRPQQSQQMFRCSEGSGGKNKFLTLGDSHRSFHTTGEVEGRTPTRGRGVEPVERPLMLHRSASSGSMGTVSCRKGINGSSGTGESRHRPTGTSFQFSGDGILRHSSSPASNCQSTCMWRKHGGYPNLMASFLINRSKRNSLSANAVATEQKATKVLGLVFFTFVLCWSPFFILNIIFAVCPECQVPERVVNTCLWLGYVSSTINPIIYTIFNRTFRAAFIRLLKCNCERSGRPLRFRSVTEGRGALSLCAPSALPLAISFQGVPLMTPSTANATPLSEFRGSCRTVTDD from the exons ATGTGCTTCATTAGTTTGGGACGCTATATGGGAATAAGAAATCCATTGGGCACAAGGCATCGATCTACAAAACGATTGACTGGTATAAAGATAGCCATTGTCTGGGTGATGGCCATGATGGTATCCAGCTCAATAACAATGCTTG GTGTGGTCAATGAGAAGAACATAATGCCGAAGCCTAATATATGCGTGATCAATAATCGCGCCTTTTTCGTGTTTGGATCTCTGGTAGCTTTTTACATTCCCATGCTGATGATGATTACCACATACGCTCTAACTATTCCCCTCCTCCGGAAGAAAGCGCGATTTGCCGCCGAACACCCGGAAAGTGAAATTATTCGCAG GTTGGGTGGACGCTTTACCCTAAGGCCACAGCAGAGCCAGCAGATGTTCAGATGTTCAGAGGGTTCTGGCGGCAAGAACAAATTCCTAACATTGGGCGACAGCCATCGCAGCTTCCACACTACAGGAGAGGTTGAGGGTAGAACTCCTACCAGAGGGAGAGGCGTAGAGCCAGTGGAACGGCCTTTGATGCTACATCGATCGGCGAGTAGCGGGAGCATGGGCACGGTTAGTTGTCGTAAAGGCATCAACGGGAGTAGCGGAACTGGAGAAAGTAGGCACAGGCCGACAGGCACTAGCTTTCAGTTCTCTGGCGACGGCATCCTGCGGCACTCATCGTCTCCCGCCTCGAACTGCCAGTCCACATGCATGTGGCGCAAGCACGGCGGCTATCCGAACCTAATGGCAAG TTTTTTAATCAATCGCAGTAAACGAAACAGCTTGTCGGCAAATGCCGTTGCCACGGAGCAGAAGGCCACCAAGGTGCTCGGATTGGTGTTCTTTACCTTCGTTCTGTGCTGGTCCCCTTTTTTTATCTTGAACATTATATTTGCCGTCTGCCCTGAGTGCCAAGTGCCGGAGCGCGTAGTGAATACCTGTCTTTGGCTTGGTTATGTCTCCTCGACGATCAATCCAATCATCTACACCATATTCAATCGAACGTTCCGGGCGGCCTTTATCCGCCTGCTTAAGTGCAACTGCGAACG TTCCGGCCGCCCGTTGCGTTTTCGCTCAGTGACAGAAGGACGAGGCGCTCTCAGCCTGTGCGCCCCTTCGGCCTTGCCGCTGGCCATATCCTTCCAGGGGGTGCCACTCATGACACCATCCACGGCAAATGCGACGCCGTTGAGCGAGTTCCGCGGCAGCTGCCGCACGGTCACAGACGACTAG
- the LOC120451133 gene encoding serine/arginine repetitive matrix protein 2, which produces MNTGISLNERFTQMQSKLPPQARGRSRSRSRSRRIVGSGAGNPGVSAANSRLLQEFKRRHTVQTALKLKRRSLRATGVSGRGSRVVGVKSLRMAPNGKPIRSNNVTRVATMRADLVASGNAARSRRSGSSIRTIPATNGGGGGLRQRLGQRRPSVGGAAERVERRQRQQQQAPRRGSRSRSRSRRPQPDRVDRACSQSRGRSIGRSQSRNRDRSAQGRVPVKQRLSVKHRLGVRTGQGNNQAKIPRQRRTPSQLRGVAGGRVEKRRSSQISQIKGVSSSLSRRRGRRSAVRNTASSGGAGNNSAPARRSRSRNRAAVVAAAAITASAQGRANPRQRRGRSAGAAKGNIRNGKNDQNSKVKATNGGKKGPQQQARRGRTRSRKPTGKLQRPEVKREDLDIELDQYMSTTKSEMDYLLK; this is translated from the exons ATGAACACTGGAATCTCCTTAAACGAGCGCTTCACTCAAATGCAGTCAAAGTTGCCCCCACAGGCACGCGGTCGCAGCCGCTCTAGGAGCAGGAGTCGCCGCATCGTGGGCAGCGGTGCTGGGAATCCAGGAGTCTCCGCGGCCAACTCGCGGCTGCTGCAGGAATTCAAGCGGCGTCACACCGTTCAGACGGCCCTCAAACTGAAGCGC AGAAGCTTACGGGCCACCGGCGTCAGCGGACGCGGATCACGCGTCGTCGGCGTCAAGTCGCTGCGAATGGCGCCCAACGGGAAGCCCATACGGTCAAACAACGTGACCCGGGTAGCAAC GATGCGTGCCGATCTAGTGGCCAGCGGCAACGCCGCACGCAGTCGccgcagcggcagcagcattCGCACTATCCCCGCCACAAacggaggtggaggtggacTTCGGCAGCGGCTAGGACAGCGCCGCCCTTCTGTGGGCGGTGCCGCCGAGCGCGTTGAGCGTCGtcagcgacagcagcagcaagccCCACGAAGAGGATCCCGGTCTCGATCCCGTTCGCGACGTCCGCAACCAGATCGCGTTGACAGAGCGTGTTCTCAAAGCCGTGGACGCAGCATTGGGCGTTCCCAGAGCCGCAATCGTGATCGCTCCGCCCAGGGCCGTGTTCCAGTGAAACAACGGCTTTCAGTCAAGCATCGCCTTGGAGTGCGAACTGGCCAGGGAAACAATCAAGCGAAGATCCCACGACAGCGCCGTACACCAAGCCAACTTCGAGGTGTAGCAGGCGGACGGGTTGAGAAGCGTCGAAGCTCTCAGATTTCCCAAATAAAGGGAGTTTCCTCTTCACTTTCCAGACGTCGGGGACGAAG ATCTGCAGTTAGAAACACTGCTTCTAGCGGTGGGGCAGGTAACAATTCTGCTCCTGCTCGTCGCTCACGCTCGCGCAATCGTGCTGCcgtcgtcgctgctgctgccatcACCGCTTCTGCTCAGGGCCGGGCTAATCCTCGCCAGCGACGTGGACGCAGTGCAGGCGCTGCCAAGGGCAACATTAGAAATGGTAAAAACGACCAAAACTCAAAGGTCAAGGCGACAAATGGTGGAAAAAAGGGCCCGCAGCAACAGGCTCGCCGGGGACGCACTCGTAGTCGTAAGCCTACAG GCAAATTACAGCGCCCCGAGGTGAAACGTGAGGATCTAGACATCGAACTGGATCAGTACATGTCCACCACAAAGTCAGAGATGGACTACTTGTTGAAGTAA